The genome window GCAAGCACTGTATGGGGCCGTGGTGGCATGGCCTCCCCGCAAAGCCGGGAGACACGGGCACAGTTTTAAATCTGAGGCCAAGTCTGTTTTAAAAACCACAATATCCCCACGGGGCTGGAAAGGCCTGGAGGGAACTGTAACTGGCAGATTTTCCTCAAAAGCTTTTTTGAGTACAGACAGAATCCATCATGCAGGTGGAGAGAGGGTCCCTTGCTGGTTTGGGAAGCCAGAGCGTGGACCAAATGGGGCTCCCATGTCCCCTTCTGGCTCCCCTAGACATGAGGGGGGCTCCACCCTGCAGCAACCCCTCCGCCTGGGACTCCCCAGGCCCCTGACCTGCCCTTTGTCCCAACGGATGCCGTCATCACCTCTCCATCCAGTCCCTCAAACCCCAGTGGGCATCTGGACTCACCCAAAGCCGGAGACCTGTGCTTAGGGACTGTGCCCTCTGCCAATCTGGCCGTGACCTCAACCCATTCATCCGGTTCTTCCTGACGGTTAGGGGCCCTGGCTCTTCCCCAACCAGAGAGCTGGGGAAGTTCTAGAGTCTAGCGTCACATCTTTGACCTCACTTCTCCCTCATCCCTCCCGTCCACCACAGAAGTGTCACAGTCCAtccataattcatttttaaaagatcccaCAAAACCTGTAACTTATTCATGGAAACTGTTTTCAAAACTGACTTCTTGGATTACAGTTCACTTTTTCCTGCCATCCCAGAAAACCCCTGCCACCCCTGGCTTCAGAGCCAGGAGGTACACTGCTTGCAAGACGTCTGTGCAGCCCCCTCTCCCTCACAGCGCCCTGCCTGTATTTGCGGAATGTCCCCAGGCTGGGCCCCGTGCCCCCAGCTGCACCCCCAACTGCAGTTTCCCCTTCCCTCGTGACAGAGACCGTGCGCGCCATGACCCACGTCATTAACCAGGGGATGGCCATGTACTGGGGCACGTCACGCTGGAGCTCCATGGAGATCATGGTATGGTGACGTCTCGTTGTATGCCAGCCATGAGCAGGGGCTCCGTGCCCAGCTCTAGGGCTGAGGCACCCAGGGCTGGGGCTTCAGTGCTGTCCCGTTGCACGGATTACTGGGTACCAAGGGGAGGGACAGTATAGTGGCGCGTGGTGGTTATGTGTGCAGGCCTTGTGGATGGGGATCTTGGCTTGACACCCAGCACTGTGTGGCCCTGGACAAATGGCTtatcctttctgagcctcagtttccccacctgaaGAACAAGACCCCTTACCGTGCCCCATCCCCCCAGAATTCCCCATATCCCAGGATCACTGGGAGGGGTTTCCCCTCCAGTGAGTCCCTGATTTCTGCTTCATCAAAAAACATAAACAGGGTTTTCAAGTTGAACACAACTCTGGAAGCCCATGGTATTAATCAGCCTTTGGTGTCTGGAGCAATAATGAGCACCAGGCATTTTCCTGGAGCAGAGCTCAATAGATGTCATcctcaccccattttacagatttgaaAGCTGGGCAGAGGGCCTCTCGGACTGGCACACAAGGCTCCCTGGAGCCTGGCTCCTGCCCATCCGGGGGGAGTGGAGGGGGTTCTGTGGAGTCCAGGCCGTGCACTCCAAGTCCCAGAACGGGCTGGTGCAGCTGCTCTCCCAGCTGACCTTGTGCTTTCTGCTACAGCCCAGCCCAGGTCCGGGCCCGGCATAATGACCATGATAAGAACAGTAACAGCACAACGGGCTGACTGTCCCGAGGGCTGCAAACACAGCAGGCTCACTGACCCTCacgacagatggggaaactgagtgcAGAGGAGCAGGACCCTTGCCCCAGGCCACCTGGCCAGTGAGCACCAGATCCCATGTCTCACCACTGGGGTGTGCTTTCCGCACGGTGCCTTTGGCCTTGGGGTCCTACAACCCACCCCCTTTTCCTGACTCACAGAGGGTGCTGCCTGACAGGCTCCCAGGGAAGCTGagagtggggctggggtggggggcaggggtggcaggAGGGCCAGCTGTTTTCTGGGATGCCTTTGAGTCTCCTCCCTGTTGCCCGGTGGCCCCAGACCCGCTGACTGGATGCGACCGTCCTTGGCCCACTTTCCGTCCACAGGAGGCCTACTCGGTGGCCCGGCAGTTCAACCTGATCCCGCCCATCTGTGAGCAGGCTGAATACCACATGTTCCAGCGTGAGAAGGTGGAGGTGCAGCTGCCTGAGCTCTTCCACAAGATAGGTGGGCCCCTCCCCGACGCCCGctccatcccacccccaccccacgcaCTCGTTCTGACCTGCCTGGCTTTTCTCTCCCAGGAGTGGGCGCCATGACCTGGTCCCCTCTGGCCTGCGGCATCGTTTCTGGAAAGTACGACAGTGGCATCCCACCCTACTCGAGGGCCTCCTTGAAGGTGGGTGAGCAGCAGAGCTGGCAGAGGGACGGGCATTTTGGAGCAGTGGGGCCTTGGGCAGCCCACCTCGGTGCTGAGCAGGGCTTCCCAGTGGCAGGCCTCCGGGCCAGGGGGACTCAGAGGTCCTGCTGGCCTGACCCCATGTCTGGAAGGGCCACCCACCTTCTGGGACATGACCCCGGGGAGGAAGCCCTTTCactcccctgcccagccccacctcaGCTCAACATTCACAAGCTGGGCTAAGTCCACACATGCCATCTGGGATGCCCCTCCCCCTGGTGGACACCCCCCACTCTCTCTGGCCCATCACTGAGGCTGGGGGCTGCAGAGCCTCATCAGCTGTCACCCCAGGCACACCTCTCTGGAGTGGGGTCTCAGGAGGTTCTCCAGACTGCAGGGACTGGGTGACaatgagcaggcagagaaaggcctGCCCAGGCCAGGGCAGGTCCTACACTGGAGCTCCCAGCCTGGGCTCAGCCACCCCGACTCCTCCCCAACCTACAGCAGAGTTGGACCCCCTGGGAGGCACTGCGGTCCTGAGGatgggggcaggtgggaaggCGCTCCCCCgcagctggggtgagggggcCTCTTCCCCACGCACCAGGCctcctgagagaagggaaggtCGGGTTGTCCACCTCCCTGTCCTGGCTCGGGGACCCAGGCTGGCCCCAGAGGGACGTGGttgggcctggggaggaggggaatgCTGCCCTGGCACCAGTCATAAGTCGTCTACGTACAGAGATCTGGGGACCCACCCTCACCTGTGGGCTGTCCTCCCCGCACCCCGACCAGGGCTACCAGTGGCTGAAGGACAAGATCCTGAGCGAGGAGGGCCGGCGCCAGCAGGCCAAGCTGAAGGAGCTGCAGGCCATCGCCGAGCGCCTGGGCTGCACCCTCCCCCAGCTGGCCATAGGTAACGGGCTGGGCAGGGGGCCAGCGTCCCGTTGATATCCTCTCCGCGGTACCTGTCGGGAGGCCTCGGGTGCCTGGGCCACGCCCTCCAGCAGCCAACCatggggagcaggaggaggatGGGGGACCCTGAACTTGGGCCACCTCTCCACCAAGGAAGCTGTTCCCAGGGCTCCCCAACACCCCCTCCAGGCCCCCTCGATCCCCTGAGCCCATGACCTAGAAGCAGAGCCAAACTGGGAAGGGCCCCCAGTGGGTGCCCCCCTCACCTCTGTCTTCTACCCCAGCCTGGTGCTTGAGAAATGAGGGGGTCAGCTCCGTGCTCCTGGGCGCCTCCAGTGCAGACCAGCTGATGGAGAACATTGGAGCTATACAGGTGGGTCTGGGGCTGGGTCCCTCACGGTCTTTGTCTAGCAAATAATGTTGGGAAGGAATTTGGtgtggagacacagggaagtTGGATGGAAAGCACAGTAAATTTCATTGCACCCTGTAATAGAGTAACAGAGGGGGCTGCCTCAGGTGAGACAGGCAGGCTGCTGAAGAGCATGGCCGTGCAGCTGCGGTCCTGTCGCGTCTCTCAGGCgcgggaacttgcaggcccagatcagagctctcagcagcccctccctacttatctggagtggggcagagacagagggaagacttgtgcttaagtctgcagaacagaatgaaacagcaaagtgacAAGACGCAGAGACAAAACGTAGCAAGTTGAGCAGTAAGaggtctttatttaaggcaaaaatcaaggtacacactcaaagaaagggaaatGTGGCAAGAGAAAGGCTCACTTACATGTTTCAGGGTTTGGGGTTCTGTAGGGCCTTTTGGGCTAcagtcagcataaggcatgacgTATATCCCTTGACGTTCCATTTTAAGactagggttatttaggtgaagGTGTTGATGCGGGTCTTGGCATTCTTTAACCACACAGCCTCATTCACACCtcagaggtctatctcctgtcctggttacaaagttacccaactgattaaggggctggaagaagaagaacagcaTGTAGATTAAATGACAGAAGAGCAGGCTGAGTAGATGTCACAGTGGCAGGACCGCTGGCCCACCTCCCGCCCGACTGGAGGGCCTCCTTGAAGGTGGGTGAGCAGCGGAGCTCgtgggcagggcagagaagtcccTGACTGACCATCCTGGGCCTTGGCGGCCTGCTCTGACGGCACAGCGAAGACACGGGCCGGGCTCCGATGCTCCTCTTCATCCGGGGActtgtttttcatctggggaataCCCAGACACTCCacgtcactcctggcctttgcaACTTTGATTGACTCACTAAGTGTGAGTCCTCTCTGGCTGTCTGGCTTCATCTGGCCGACTCTTTGGCTTCCTTCTAGTGGGTTTTCCTGGCTTTATGCTCTCTGCAGcctctcatgtctgtctttctgcctaacacataggtactgagcacctactgtgtgccagcaccTACTGTCTACTGTGCCCAACACTGCTCTGGGCACCTGGGCCACATCAGTGAGCCCCCAAAGAGCCCCACTCTTGACGAGCTTGCCTTCCAGCTGGGACAGTGAGACTAAACGTGTGGAAtaatgaaatcaggaaatgtgtcGGAGCTCAATCAGGGGAGTCTGGTGGGGTCAGGGGAGGTGGCACCACGGGCCCAG of Manis javanica isolate MJ-LG chromosome 4, MJ_LKY, whole genome shotgun sequence contains these proteins:
- the KCNAB2 gene encoding voltage-gated potassium channel subunit beta-2 isoform X3, with the protein product MAEQLMTLAYDNGINLFDTAEVYAAGKAEVVLGSVIKKKGWRRSSLVITTKIFWGGKAETERGLSRKHIIEGLKASLERLQLEYVDVVFANRPDPNTPMEETVRAMTHVINQGMAMYWGTSRWSSMEIMEAYSVARQFNLIPPICEQAEYHMFQREKVEVQLPELFHKIGVGAMTWSPLACGIVSGKYDSGIPPYSRASLKGYQWLKDKILSEEGRRQQAKLKELQAIAERLGCTLPQLAIAWCLRNEGVSSVLLGASSADQLMENIGAIQVLPKLSSSIIHEIDSILGNKPYSKKDYRS